In Paraburkholderia youngii, the genomic stretch CATCCGCGCCGAGCATACGAAGGCCGACGGTACGACCGACGCGGGCGTCGTCTATTGCCTGTCGCGCCGCAAGGTCGAGGAGACCGCCGAGTGGCTGAAGGAAAAGGGCATGCGCGCGCTGCCATACCACGCCGGCATGGAATTCGAAGTGCGCCAGAAGCATCAGGAAATGTTCCAGCGCGAGGAAGGCATCGTGATGTGCGCGACGATCGCGTTCGGCATGGGCATCGACAAACCCGACGTGCGGTTCGTCGCCCATCTGGATTTGCCAAAGAGCGTCGAAGGGTACTACCAGGAGACCGGCCGCGCGGGCCGGGACGGGCTGCCGTCGAACGCGTGGATGGCCTACGGGCTCGGCGACGTCGTGCAGCAGCGCAAGATGATCGACGAATCCGAAGCCGATGACGCCCACAAGCGCGTCCAGACCGGCAAGCTCGATGCGCTGCTCGGTTTGTGCGAAACCGCGACCTGCCGACGGGTGCGCCTGCTCGCGTACTTCGGCGAAACGAGCCAACCGTGCGGCAACTGCGACAACTGCCTCGAGCCGCCCCCGACATGGGATGCGACGCGCGAGGCTCAGATGGCCCTGTCATGCGTGTTTCGCGCGCAGCGCGCGAGCGGCTTTCATTTTGGCGCCGGACACCTGATCGATATTTTGCGCGGCAACCGCAGCGAGAAAATCCTGCAGCGCGGGCACGAGAAGCTGACCACGTTTGGTATTGGCGCAGCGCTCGGTGAGCCGGAGTGGCGCGCGATCTTCCGTCAGCTAGTCGCATTCGGCTACCTGACGGTCGACCACGAGGGCTTCGGTTCGCTCGTGCTCACGGAGGCGAGCAAGCCGGTGCTAAAGGGCGAGCAGAAGGTGACGATGCGGCGCTACGTCAAGCCCACACGCACGCGTCAATCGGCGGGGCGTACGAGCGAACGCGCCGATCCGACCATCGGCATGGGCCCTCGCGAGCGCGCCCGCTGGGAGCGTCTACGCATGTGGCGCACCGAAACCGCGAAGAGCGACGGCGTGCCGGCTTATGTGATTTTCCACGACGCGACGCTTGCGGAAATCGCCCGTCTCGGCCCGGATTCGATCGAGGATCTGCGTGGGATTCCTGGCATGGGCGCCCGTA encodes the following:
- the recQ gene encoding DNA helicase RecQ; this encodes MSRPLEILNEVFGYPAFRGQQGEIVEHVADGGDCLVLMPTGGGKSLCYQIPSLVRREHGFGTGIVVSPLIALMQDQVAALTEVGVRAAYLNSTLSSAEAMATERALRDGDIDLLYVAPERLMTSRFQELLERTRIGLFAIDEAHCVSQWGHDFRPEYIQLSVLHERFPNVPRIALTATADAITRDEIIHRLALEDARVFVSSFDRPNIRYRIAEKDNARTQLLDFIRAEHTKADGTTDAGVVYCLSRRKVEETAEWLKEKGMRALPYHAGMEFEVRQKHQEMFQREEGIVMCATIAFGMGIDKPDVRFVAHLDLPKSVEGYYQETGRAGRDGLPSNAWMAYGLGDVVQQRKMIDESEADDAHKRVQTGKLDALLGLCETATCRRVRLLAYFGETSQPCGNCDNCLEPPPTWDATREAQMALSCVFRAQRASGFHFGAGHLIDILRGNRSEKILQRGHEKLTTFGIGAALGEPEWRAIFRQLVAFGYLTVDHEGFGSLVLTEASKPVLKGEQKVTMRRYVKPTRTRQSAGRTSERADPTIGMGPRERARWERLRMWRTETAKSDGVPAYVIFHDATLAEIARLGPDSIEDLRGIPGMGARKLDRFGYELLNVVAAD